The proteins below come from a single Vicugna pacos chromosome 13, VicPac4, whole genome shotgun sequence genomic window:
- the SFPQ gene encoding splicing factor, proline- and glutamine-rich isoform X1, with the protein MSRDRFRNRGGGGGGFHRRGGGGGRGGLHDFRSPPPGMGLNQNRGPMGPGPGQGGPKPPIPPPPPHQQQQQPPPQQPPPQQPPPLQPPPHQPPHQQPPHQQPPHQQPPHQPPPHQQPPPPPQDSSKPVVPQGPGPTPGVGSAPPASGSAPPATPPTSGAPTGPGPTPTPPPAVTSAPPGAPPPAPPSSGVPTTPPQAGGPPPPPAGVPGPGPKQGPGPGGPKGGKMPGGPKPGGGPGLSTPGGHPKPPHRGGGEPRGGRQHHPPYHQQHHQGPPPGGPGGRSEEKISDSEGFKANLSLLRRPGEKTYTQRCRLFVGNLPADITEDEFKRLFAKYGEPGEVFINKGKGFGFIKLESRALAEIAKAELDDTPMRGRQLRVRFATHAAALSVRNLSPYVSNELLEEAFSQFGPIERAVVIVDDRGRSTGKGIVEFASKPAARKAFERCSEGVFLLTTTPRPVIVEPLEQLDDEDGLPEKLAQKNPMYQKERETPPRFAQHGTFEYEYSQRWKSLDEMEKQQREQVEKNMKDAKDKLESEMEDAYHEHQANLLRQDLMRRQEELRRMEELHNQEMQKRKEMQLRQEEERRRREEEMMIRQREMEEQMRRQREESYSRMGYMDPRERDMRMGGGGAMNMGDPYGSGGQKFPPLGGGGGIGYEANPGVPPATMSGSMMGSDMVRMIDVG; encoded by the exons ATGTCTCGGGATCGGTTCCGAAACcggggcggtggcggtggcggcttCCACCGGCGCGGAgggggcggcggccgcggcggcctCCACGACTTCCGCTCCCCGCCGCCCGGCATGGGCCTCAATCAGAACCGCGGACCCATGGGGCCCGGCCCGGGCCAGGGTGGTCCCAAGCCCCCGATCCCGCCACCGCCTCCGcaccagcaacagcagcagccaccgccgcagcagccaccaccccagcagccgccgccgcttcagccgccGCCGCACCAGCCGCCGCACCAGCAGCCGCCACACCAACAGCCGCCGCACCAACAGCCGCCGCATCAGCCGCCGCCGcaccagcagccgccgccgccgccacaggACTCATCCAAGCCCGTCGTTCCTCAGGGACCTGGCCCGACTCCCGGCGTAGGCAGCGCTCCCCCGGCCTCCGGCTCGGCGCCGCCTGCCACCCCGCCGACCTCTGGGGCCCCCACGGGGCCCGGCCCCACCCCGACCCCGCCACCTGCTGTCACCTCGGCGCCCCCCGGGgcgcccccgcccgcgcccccGAGCAGCGGGGTCCCCACCACCCCCCCTCAGGCTGGGGGCCCGCCGCCTCCACCCGCCGGGGTCCCAGGGCCCGGGCCTAAGCAGGGCCCGGGACCCGGCGGCCCCAAAGGCGGCAAAATGCCAGGTGGGCCGAAGCCCGGCGGCGGCCCGGGCCTAAGCACTCCAGGCGGCCACCCCAAGCCGCCGCACCGAGGCGGCGGGGAACCCCGTGGGGGCCGGCAGCACCACCCGCCCTACCACCAGCAGCACCACCAAGGGCCCCCGCCTGGCGGGCCCGGCGGTCGCAGCGAGGAGAAGATCTCAGACTCCGAG GGGTTTAAAGCCAACTTGTCTCTCTTGAGGAGGCCTGGAGAGAAAACTTACACACAGCGTTGTCGGTTGTTTGTTGGGAATCTACCTGCTGATATCACGGAAGATGAGTTCAAAAGATTATTTGCTAAATATGGTGAACCAGGAGAAGTTTTTATCAACAAAGGCAAAGGATTCGGATTTATTAAGCTt GAATCTAGAGCATTGGCTGAAATTGCTAAAGCTGAACTTGATGATACACCCATGAGAGGCAGACAGCTTCGGGTTCGATTTGCCACACACGCTGCTGCCCTTTCAGTTCGAAATCTTTCACCTTATGTTTCTAATGAGCTGTTGGAAGAAGCTTTTAGCCAGTTTGGTCCTATTGAAAGGGCTGTTGTTATTGTGGATGATCGTGGAAGATCTACAGGGAAAGGCATTGTTGAATTTGCTTCTAAACCAGCAGCAAGAAAAGCATTTGAAAGATGCAGTGAAGGTGTTTTCTTACTGACAAC AACACCTCGTCCGGTCATTGTGGAACCCCTTGAACAGTTAGATGACGAAGATGGTCTTCCTGAAAAACTTGCACAGAAGAATCCAATGTATCAAAA GGAGAGAGAAACCCCTCCTCGGTTTGCCCAGCATGGCACATTTGAGTATGAATATTCTCAGCGGTGGAAGTCCCTGGATGAAATGGAAAAACAGCAACGGGAACAAGTtgaaaaaaacatgaaagatGCAAAAGACAAATTGGAAAGTGAAATGGAAGATGCCTATCACGAACATCAGGCAAATCTTTTGCGTCAAG ATCTGATGAGACGCCAGGAAGAATTAAGACGCATGGAAGAACTTCACAATCAAGAAATGCAGAAacgtaaagaaatgcaattgag gcaggaggaggaaCGACGTaggagggaagaagagatgaTGATTCGTCAACGTGAGATGGAAGAACAAATGAGACGCCAAAGAGAGGAAAGTTACAGCCGGATGGGCTACATGGATCCA agagaaagagacatgaGAATGGGTGGTGGAGGAGCAATGAACATGGGAG ATCCCTATGGTTCAGGAGGCCAGAAATTTCCACCtctaggtggtggtggtggcataGGTTATGAAGCTAATCCTGGAGTTCCACCAGCAACTATGAGTGGTTCCATGATGGGAAGCGACATG GTAAGAATGATTGATGTTGGCTGA
- the SFPQ gene encoding splicing factor, proline- and glutamine-rich isoform X2 translates to MSRDRFRNRGGGGGGFHRRGGGGGRGGLHDFRSPPPGMGLNQNRGPMGPGPGQGGPKPPIPPPPPHQQQQQPPPQQPPPQQPPPLQPPPHQPPHQQPPHQQPPHQQPPHQPPPHQQPPPPPQDSSKPVVPQGPGPTPGVGSAPPASGSAPPATPPTSGAPTGPGPTPTPPPAVTSAPPGAPPPAPPSSGVPTTPPQAGGPPPPPAGVPGPGPKQGPGPGGPKGGKMPGGPKPGGGPGLSTPGGHPKPPHRGGGEPRGGRQHHPPYHQQHHQGPPPGGPGGRSEEKISDSEGFKANLSLLRRPGEKTYTQRCRLFVGNLPADITEDEFKRLFAKYGEPGEVFINKGKGFGFIKLESRALAEIAKAELDDTPMRGRQLRVRFATHAAALSVRNLSPYVSNELLEEAFSQFGPIERAVVIVDDRGRSTGKGIVEFASKPAARKAFERCSEGVFLLTTTPRPVIVEPLEQLDDEDGLPEKLAQKNPMYQKERETPPRFAQHGTFEYEYSQRWKSLDEMEKQQREQVEKNMKDAKDKLESEMEDAYHEHQANLLRQDLMRRQEELRRMEELHNQEMQKRKEMQLRQEEERRRREEEMMIRQREMEEQMRRQREESYSRMGYMDPRERDMRMGGGGAMNMGDPYGSGGQKFPPLGGGGGIGYEANPGVPPATMSGSMMGSDMRTERFGQGGAGPVGGQGPRGMGPGTPAGYGRGREEYEGPNKKPRF, encoded by the exons ATGTCTCGGGATCGGTTCCGAAACcggggcggtggcggtggcggcttCCACCGGCGCGGAgggggcggcggccgcggcggcctCCACGACTTCCGCTCCCCGCCGCCCGGCATGGGCCTCAATCAGAACCGCGGACCCATGGGGCCCGGCCCGGGCCAGGGTGGTCCCAAGCCCCCGATCCCGCCACCGCCTCCGcaccagcaacagcagcagccaccgccgcagcagccaccaccccagcagccgccgccgcttcagccgccGCCGCACCAGCCGCCGCACCAGCAGCCGCCACACCAACAGCCGCCGCACCAACAGCCGCCGCATCAGCCGCCGCCGcaccagcagccgccgccgccgccacaggACTCATCCAAGCCCGTCGTTCCTCAGGGACCTGGCCCGACTCCCGGCGTAGGCAGCGCTCCCCCGGCCTCCGGCTCGGCGCCGCCTGCCACCCCGCCGACCTCTGGGGCCCCCACGGGGCCCGGCCCCACCCCGACCCCGCCACCTGCTGTCACCTCGGCGCCCCCCGGGgcgcccccgcccgcgcccccGAGCAGCGGGGTCCCCACCACCCCCCCTCAGGCTGGGGGCCCGCCGCCTCCACCCGCCGGGGTCCCAGGGCCCGGGCCTAAGCAGGGCCCGGGACCCGGCGGCCCCAAAGGCGGCAAAATGCCAGGTGGGCCGAAGCCCGGCGGCGGCCCGGGCCTAAGCACTCCAGGCGGCCACCCCAAGCCGCCGCACCGAGGCGGCGGGGAACCCCGTGGGGGCCGGCAGCACCACCCGCCCTACCACCAGCAGCACCACCAAGGGCCCCCGCCTGGCGGGCCCGGCGGTCGCAGCGAGGAGAAGATCTCAGACTCCGAG GGGTTTAAAGCCAACTTGTCTCTCTTGAGGAGGCCTGGAGAGAAAACTTACACACAGCGTTGTCGGTTGTTTGTTGGGAATCTACCTGCTGATATCACGGAAGATGAGTTCAAAAGATTATTTGCTAAATATGGTGAACCAGGAGAAGTTTTTATCAACAAAGGCAAAGGATTCGGATTTATTAAGCTt GAATCTAGAGCATTGGCTGAAATTGCTAAAGCTGAACTTGATGATACACCCATGAGAGGCAGACAGCTTCGGGTTCGATTTGCCACACACGCTGCTGCCCTTTCAGTTCGAAATCTTTCACCTTATGTTTCTAATGAGCTGTTGGAAGAAGCTTTTAGCCAGTTTGGTCCTATTGAAAGGGCTGTTGTTATTGTGGATGATCGTGGAAGATCTACAGGGAAAGGCATTGTTGAATTTGCTTCTAAACCAGCAGCAAGAAAAGCATTTGAAAGATGCAGTGAAGGTGTTTTCTTACTGACAAC AACACCTCGTCCGGTCATTGTGGAACCCCTTGAACAGTTAGATGACGAAGATGGTCTTCCTGAAAAACTTGCACAGAAGAATCCAATGTATCAAAA GGAGAGAGAAACCCCTCCTCGGTTTGCCCAGCATGGCACATTTGAGTATGAATATTCTCAGCGGTGGAAGTCCCTGGATGAAATGGAAAAACAGCAACGGGAACAAGTtgaaaaaaacatgaaagatGCAAAAGACAAATTGGAAAGTGAAATGGAAGATGCCTATCACGAACATCAGGCAAATCTTTTGCGTCAAG ATCTGATGAGACGCCAGGAAGAATTAAGACGCATGGAAGAACTTCACAATCAAGAAATGCAGAAacgtaaagaaatgcaattgag gcaggaggaggaaCGACGTaggagggaagaagagatgaTGATTCGTCAACGTGAGATGGAAGAACAAATGAGACGCCAAAGAGAGGAAAGTTACAGCCGGATGGGCTACATGGATCCA agagaaagagacatgaGAATGGGTGGTGGAGGAGCAATGAACATGGGAG ATCCCTATGGTTCAGGAGGCCAGAAATTTCCACCtctaggtggtggtggtggcataGGTTATGAAGCTAATCCTGGAGTTCCACCAGCAACTATGAGTGGTTCCATGATGGGAAGCGACATG CGTACTGAGCGCTTTGGGCAGGGAGGTGCGGGACCTGTGGGTGGACAGGGTCCTAGAGGAATGGGGCCTGGAACTCCAGCAGGATATggtagagggagagaagagtatGAAGGCCCAAACAAAAAACCCCGATTTTAG